The DNA segment GCCCTGCAATAACAGTTTTTAGTGAAATTTCTTAAAACTAACTTCAGCATTGTATTTGATGAAATGATGAGAAAATCTTGTATTTTCTCTAATTGTTAAACGCGATTTGAAAGCAGCACTAAAACCTCTAACACAATTTTCGAAAACCAATAGCGAGAGCGAATCATTACTAATCCTAGCACTTAAacgtataaataaaaatgaaaacagttACACGAGACAGTTAACAGacgaaataacaacaatgaggtaacaacgaaacgaaaacaacaaacgcaATGACAAGTAAATCGACCAATCATACAAAAGATGAATCCGGATAAACGAAAAGCGCATATTACAAcgatttatattattaataaatatacaaaaactgTTTAAGAAACCTCTGAGGacttttaaatactttcaTCAGCTTTTAACAAggttctttttgtttatgtcATAGTTATTTATATGAAACAAGAAACATAAATATGGTATTCGTATGCATACGAATGTGTTATCTAATTTTTTgactactattattattttatacttctatattttgtgttgtataattttttatgcaGTGACATTTtagtaaataaagaaatatataaaacaaatcgTTGCTTttcaattcataaatttttttatttcatagttTGTGGTACAGAGAAGCCGAGtgtagaaaaaaattaaagtatagTTTTATAAACCGTATTGTACATattgcacaaaaataaagcaagaaattattcattttgattttattatacaaGTAGAGATTCTACATTCAAGTTCGGTTGCGCTAACGTGAACTCATAACCGATCTTATACACAATACAGTATGTATACCAGCTTTCTTAAAATGGACATGTTGAACAAGGCAACGGTTAAAATACCTGTTCAAAACACAACTACGCGCTATATAGCTAACAACATTTAAAgctaattttttaaaatagtttgtataatatataataggttggcatataccatatattaaatgcataaatatgtcatttttcattcattataCAATATGTTTGTAAACATTTCAACATTAAACTTCTATAGTATAGTTAACTTTGAGATACTTGAGATTTGTACAACTTAACTCATTTGAGACCAGTTTAAATTACATATGTTCATAGCATAAATTGGCATACATTCTAAGGGCTACGTCCCTTATCATAAATGTATATGAGAGCATATATCTATAAAgtgtcatcatcattattgtatataatattgcTTTAAGGGATAACGTTATACTTATTTCCCTAGGAAGTTGTATCTGCCGTCTCTACATCCATGAGCTCTTGTACAATTCGATACTCATGACAGTCAGCGCATAGAAGACGACCATTTGAGCGATTTGTACGTTGTACCTTATCGTGGCATACAATGTGAACCAGTTTGAGATTCTTCAGAGAGAATATCTCCAAAAAGTATTCAAGCACAGAAATGTCGATAACGCGTTTGTTGTGAAGCGTGCACTTGCGTTGTGGATATGTAACCAACTCTTCGACATTAGCCACGAGAGAGGGCAAAATTGAGCgacataattcaatttgatgatCGAGATTCCACACTTGAAACAAAATAAGATTCTCACGCGATGCATATGGATTTATGGTGTGCTGTAGACTGCAACAGTTGCCATTATCTGAGTATGCACCCTGGCAATAGAAATCTCCCAGATCAGTGCATAATGAAACAGACCATTCATCCAGTATGGCATGGCGTGTAGTATAGTCCTTAATGAGTTGTCTTAGACGCTTATTAGGGACACCGGCAGCATCAGTCTCCTCTGCATCAATATGCTCTTGCAGTATCTCATGCTTCTGCTGACACTTTCGATTAAACATCATGGAGAAGTAATCGCAGCCAATTAGCAGATAGCGAAATTGTTCCAGCGCAGAATTAATCACTTGTCTCGCCTTGGCATTTTGTCTGTACAGTTTGTTGCGAGTCAGCTCCTCCTTAGTCTTGTAATAGTAACCACGAACACGTGTTTGTGCTCTCATTGCCATTGCTTCCTCCTTGGATTGAAAGCGCTCCTCGCTGCCCTCGAACCATTCAAGGTGATCGACCTTAAGACTCAAGTGTGCCTTGGTGTTGTCCAGAGCATGacgctgcttttgttgttcgtACTGCGCAATCATACGACGAAACTTATCCGGATGCTGCTCAATGAAGTCATAAAATATGTCTGCCACCTTGAGCAACGGCGACTCTTGACGCATTTTTTCAAACTCATAGTCACCATCTGTAAGCAAATATAatctttatattatttaaatataatcataGACTTTGCAGTCAAGTCATTACCTGTTGTAATAACAGCATCGGGTCCAGCCACGATGAATAAGGTTTGCGCTGGCAAGCTGTTAAAATATTCGTCATCAGACACTTCAAACCCATCGGTTGCCAAATAGATGTGCAAGTCCTGCAGCTTGAAACGAAGTCAAGGAGATATGATGTAGcgagtatatacatacatatataggtAAGGTGCCCTTGACTTGCTTCAAATTGAGCCCTGACCTATGTGTCTATGTCTAGCATTGAATTTGTAGCAACAAGTGTCCTGTTGCCGATATGTTTGCTTTTCCGCGCATGCGCTTTGCCTTACAGCGTATGGCTGACATTGGGGCGACAAACAACGCGGAAGCGCACCACAAGACATTGGCCTTGAATCTCCAGGGACAGGGACACGACCAACTAGGTGGGCGGAATGGGCTATGGTCTACAAGCTTGGAGCCTCTTTGACGcgcaatttcataaatattggCTGACAATTATCGAGACTTACCGGAAATTTAAGCAGAGCTTTCCGTATGAGCATTTCCAGTGAATTTGCTCCAATCCCATATTTTCGAGTTCGCTCATTGTCAGTTATTTTGTAGCCTTGCATTTTTCCTGACGATTCAATGTCCCGTTCTCTTTCCTTATCTCTGTTGCCCTTGTCCAGTCCTTTGCCAGTTGAACTTTGATTGTTTttgccacagctgctgctacGTGTGGACGGCGCCATTATTGCCTCTTTAATGTAGTTGAGCATCTAGAATCAAGTTtaatcttatttaattttcgatcGAATACAAACTGGGTTTAGTTTGTTTTAGAAGAAAACCTTGCATCAAGCTGCCTTTTACGCTGACCAACCAATATAAACTTGCCCCTCTGTTGGTGTTGCCACATTGCTGCTGGATAGTGAGTGTCAGTGCCACATTGTTAAAAACGAAATGTGCACGGTCACACTGCTTGTCGTTGTTGAAAACAGCTGTTTGTCCAACACAAAGTTGATcaaagttaatttttgcaaaatattctagtaattaatttattgtgcGTTTACCATGTGCCCATCAGCGTAACACCGAACCATAATCGCAATGCATTTGCGACCGCGATGCTGTGAATGGCTGCCGCTTGCAACGCAGCAGTTGCGTCTCCGCAACCTGGCGCGCATCCAAGGACTCAACATTGAGTGCACCTTGGACGCCAACATCAATATTAATGCGAACAGCGGCAGTGGGGAGTGTGGAATTGCGGAACAAGAAGAGTTGCTTTTATACTACACATTACATGCAGATAAGGCTAGTGAAGCGTTCTATACGAGCGAGGCGCTGCCGCAGCGTCACCAGCAGCAAAAGTGGGCGGAAATTTGTGCGGGCGACGAAACCTGGCGAAAATCTAATGCTCAATGCGTGTGTGTTAAAGTCTGGGCGCATTATCAGCCGACTGCCCAGCGGACTCTTGAGCCAAATGAGACTGAACAGATATCGGAGCCGCAACAAAGGTGAATACTCCGGTCTCCATAACGGCTACAGTTGCCATTTggtttcattttgcattttccagTGAATCGAcattaatgtttatattgtttacaGCGCGAAGCTGTCGCAGCGACTGGCCAATGTGCATTTGACACCCCACAAGCTGTCACGCCCTCCAGAGCTGCTCTTTAGCTGGGGTGTTTACTTTTCCGGCCTCATACCTGTCGCACAGCTGGCGCTTGCCAATTGTCGCATTAACTGCttgatttttcaattgaatggCGAACTCTTTACCTCACCGGCGCTGATCAGTGAACAGGGATTGCATGCCCAACTACATCTGCATTATCAACGGTATGCCGAGCTCGACAATAATAAACGGAATGCCAGCGATGCTGGCGGCATCAATTCGCCAAGTGTTAGTCGCAGTGGCAGTCCTGTTCTGCAGATGAGCACCATGCGCTATGCCCAACTTAGCTGTCAACTGGCGGATATGCGTCGTAGCTATAATCTGGAGAGCCTGCTGCTGTTACAGCGTCGCCAACGCGATCAGCGAAAGAAACTACGGGATATAGCGGAAATCAGCAGCGAAATTGCACGACTGAGTGTGCGCTGCATTACGCGCAATGAGCTGCGACTGAAGCCAAGAACAACGTCAATCTCTGGATCGCCGTACGGCAGTCTTCATTCTCAGCAATATCATTCCATGGGGCGAACGCTTAGCGTGCTGCTGGCTGAGCAGCAAGAGATTGCCCCACTGACATTGTACAGTGCCCAGCAACTGATGCAACAGATTGAAGCATTGCGCTGCAAAAAGCGACTACTCGAAACCGAGCGCGAGACATTTAAAGAGCGCAACGCGCAAAAGCAAGAGCATCTCCAGTTGTTGCGGGAAGAACGGGATCGAGTGCAACGCCAATTACACAACCAGTTACTCAAGCTGGAACAGCAACGTTTGGAATTGCGCACAGAGGCGCCGAAGCAGAGTGCTGATCACGAACAAAAACGACAAATCACACTACAGGTAAGATTTCATGCAGATGCAGTGGACTTTTGTtaaactaattattatttgtgaataGGTGGAGCGTAGCATGTCCACGTTGGTGCTCGAGCTTCAGGAGATTTATGACATCAAAAGTATGGGCTCGCAACAGTTTAGCATTTGTGGTATTGCCTTTCCCCACATGGAACAATACACGAGCGAATCCAGGCAAGCGACAAATGCCCAGTTGCTGGAGAACGTCTCGCCGCTGGCGGTGAGCGCAGCGCTGGGCTATGTGGCACATCTTGTACAGATGCTAGCCTACATTATGGATCGCCCGCTACGCAACCCCATTTATTATGAACCATCTCGTTCGCGTATTGCCGATGAAATCAAGGAGCTGACCTACACATCGAAAGagtaatatttctttttactaTTGACCAATTTGCaagataatttaattgtgatattttttgCAGATTCCCTTTGTATTCGCGTTCAATTTTGCCATCGCAGCAAACCAAGTATGCCATTTATTTGCTGCGTCAGAATGTTTCGCAGCTGTGCTATGACATCACTGGCCACTGTGATTTGCGAAACACATTTAGCAATTTACTAGAACTCTTTGATACGCTGCGCTACATTGAGCGCACGCAGCGCGATGCATCGATGGATCGTGATAACCAAATGTCCGTTAGCGGCAGACATGTTAACGGTTTGGCTGTAGCGGCGGCAAACTCTCAGCTTTCTCAGTCGCACTCATCGGTGGACATGAATCATGTGCCACTGCCTACGACAGCAAATACAGCCAAAGATGCCTtgctgcagcaactgctgccGCCGGGCGTGAGTCAGGCTCTGGCCATCGAGGGTTATGCGTCAACGCAACGGTATGAAActgttattaattatattgaattatttattactaaCAATTTTATTCCTATCTCGTATCTTATAATGTTTAGAATTTGTCGGTCTGTCGGTTCCTATTCGGATGGCGAAGATGAGTTTCGGCCTAGGTTGGAACAAAACTATTCCAACTCGGACTCGAACATAACATTGCAAACGGAACGCAGATAGGACGAGCTGCGTAAACGGCGCCGCAATATAATCACAtaatttacttatatataatacaagtatctatatttatataaactacatatacatacatatgccaCTTTCCCATTCTCCTACTTTCCCTTTCCTTTctcagcaaaaacaaaaacagtgcGATGTCTTCATTTGACTCATTGAAACGAGAAAAATATCGCTTAAAACGTATTAACGTATTATGTACTTGAGGCActtgtgtttatgttttacATTATAGACTGCTTCGAGAGGTAAATGAACAAAACGAAACTAATAAGGTTTAATGTTTGCTTTCTGTTTAATGAAGATCTCGATGTAAATGCCCGTTCTTTGTTTGTATGCTAACTTATTaagacaaaatatatattctattttataaatGATTCTTAAATTTATCTAATTTTACATGTTTTCGTGGTTCAATTTGAATTGTGCGCCAGGTATCTCAAAACGTAAAGTTTGCATTTTCCAACACTGCTACTGGTTCGAACAGCTGTTTTACACTTTGGccaaattattgcaattggCCTGtggaagcagcagcattgtggacaaaaagaaaaggaacGTGCAAgaacatatatatactaaattatttaacaaaaaaatttatttgtttttgttatattgcTCTAATATCCAACAATGTGATAGATTTAAATATTCCAATTGCTGCTCTGCTATTAAGTATACGTGTGTTTTAAtggaaatgtgtgtgtgtggcccgGGCCATGGCCTTCTACTAATAAAACTGAACGAcgcgttgttattgtttttgtcgtTTATTGTTGTCGCGAATAGTATGCTGTAGACTGCCAACCGGTAGTACAATCAATTGCTCATAAATAGTTATCAATGGTAGCGCTTGATTATTTGTCTAAGCATTACACAGTGAATTTCAAGATTGTGATAACTAGATGACGTCGTCCGAGGAACGCCCGCATTTCAGTTTCTCGAGCAGACGCGAATTGTTAATACCTTTAACGCTTTGCAAAGTG comes from the Drosophila sulfurigaster albostrigata strain 15112-1811.04 chromosome 2L, ASM2355843v2, whole genome shotgun sequence genome and includes:
- the LOC133850659 gene encoding DNA fragmentation factor subunit beta isoform X2 — translated: MLNYIKEAIMAPSTRSSSCGKNNQSSTGKGLDKGNRDKERERDIESSGKMQGYKITDNERTRKYGIGANSLEMLIRKALLKFPLQDLHIYLATDGFEVSDDEYFNSLPAQTLFIVAGPDAVITTDGDYEFEKMRQESPLLKVADIFYDFIEQHPDKFRRMIAQYEQQKQRHALDNTKAHLSLKVDHLEWFEGSEERFQSKEEAMAMRAQTRVRGYYYKTKEELTRNKLYRQNAKARQVINSALEQFRYLLIGCDYFSMMFNRKCQQKHEILQEHIDAEETDAAGVPNKRLRQLIKDYTTRHAILDEWSVSLCTDLGDFYCQGAYSDNGNCCSLQHTINPYASRENLILFQVWNLDHQIELCRSILPSLVANVEELVTYPQRKCTLHNKRVIDISVLEYFLEIFSLKNLKLVHIVCHDKVQRTNRSNGRLLCADCHEYRIVQELMDVETADTTS
- the LOC133850659 gene encoding DNA fragmentation factor subunit beta isoform X1, producing MLNYIKEAIMAPSTRSSSCGKNNQSSTGKGLDKGNRDKERERDIESSGKMQGYKITDNERTRKYGIGANSLEMLIRKALLKFPDLHIYLATDGFEVSDDEYFNSLPAQTLFIVAGPDAVITTDGDYEFEKMRQESPLLKVADIFYDFIEQHPDKFRRMIAQYEQQKQRHALDNTKAHLSLKVDHLEWFEGSEERFQSKEEAMAMRAQTRVRGYYYKTKEELTRNKLYRQNAKARQVINSALEQFRYLLIGCDYFSMMFNRKCQQKHEILQEHIDAEETDAAGVPNKRLRQLIKDYTTRHAILDEWSVSLCTDLGDFYCQGAYSDNGNCCSLQHTINPYASRENLILFQVWNLDHQIELCRSILPSLVANVEELVTYPQRKCTLHNKRVIDISVLEYFLEIFSLKNLKLVHIVCHDKVQRTNRSNGRLLCADCHEYRIVQELMDVETADTTS
- the LOC133850658 gene encoding UV radiation resistance-associated gene protein, with amino-acid sequence MHLRPRCCEWLPLATQQLRLRNLARIQGLNIECTLDANININANSGSGECGIAEQEELLLYYTLHADKASEAFYTSEALPQRHQQQKWAEICAGDETWRKSNAQCVCVKVWAHYQPTAQRTLEPNETEQISEPQQSAKLSQRLANVHLTPHKLSRPPELLFSWGVYFSGLIPVAQLALANCRINCLIFQLNGELFTSPALISEQGLHAQLHLHYQRYAELDNNKRNASDAGGINSPSVSRSGSPVLQMSTMRYAQLSCQLADMRRSYNLESLLLLQRRQRDQRKKLRDIAEISSEIARLSVRCITRNELRLKPRTTSISGSPYGSLHSQQYHSMGRTLSVLLAEQQEIAPLTLYSAQQLMQQIEALRCKKRLLETERETFKERNAQKQEHLQLLREERDRVQRQLHNQLLKLEQQRLELRTEAPKQSADHEQKRQITLQVERSMSTLVLELQEIYDIKSMGSQQFSICGIAFPHMEQYTSESRQATNAQLLENVSPLAVSAALGYVAHLVQMLAYIMDRPLRNPIYYEPSRSRIADEIKELTYTSKEFPLYSRSILPSQQTKYAIYLLRQNVSQLCYDITGHCDLRNTFSNLLELFDTLRYIERTQRDASMDRDNQMSVSGRHVNGLAVAAANSQLSQSHSSVDMNHVPLPTTANTAKDALLQQLLPPGVSQALAIEGYASTQRICRSVGSYSDGEDEFRPRLEQNYSNSDSNITLQTERR